In Glycine soja cultivar W05 chromosome 10, ASM419377v2, whole genome shotgun sequence, the genomic stretch TCGCCAGCATTGGCCACCATTAGAAGCCTGAAAGCAAATATAGAAAGCAAGTCATACCTCTTTACGAGATAACAGTTGTTCATGCATTAGAGACTAACAAGTGCAGAATCTGTCCCAGTATTTGCTGGTTCaagaaatatgaaataaaatacagAAAGACCATAAATCTTAAACTAATGATAAAGAAACCCTCAATCATGCACGAGAAACTGGATTTGATTAAAAGAAACTGCACACTACATCAAGCGTAAAGTAGATAAATGTAAGCTGCATACAGTGTGCAAATAAAGGAAAACCAAGAATGTGAAATATGAATATGGATATACCTTCCAAATATCAAAGCAGTAAGGGCCGTAGTGCCTGATGAACTATTCACGCTGCAATCATCGGCCAAAGCTGAATCAGCCAAAAGAAATGCCTTTCTGAGGGAATCCTCTACCTCTTCCAAAAATACATTATCGACTTCGGATGTCTGTGGGAAACTGACATCTTCGAAGAAGAATTTTATCACGTGTTTTCTTATATAAGCCGCAGCTTCAGGTCCTCCATGACCATCAAACACCTGGTAGATTTGCCAAATTAACCTCAGTTAAATTCAGAATaagattaaacaaaatcaagagACAGAGGTGAAAAGTTGATTACCCCATAGAAGGCACTTGGTTTTGGAAAGTTGTATAGAGATCCCAGATGAGACGACAAATCATCTATCCTTATATGTTCATCTTCCATGTATCTCCGTGGCCCAATGTCAGCAAAACTACCAGAACGGATGCATGGGATAAATTGCAGAACCGCAGATTCTAGAGCAGCATCTGAGATCCTGTCTGCAGACTTAACATCCTACACAAGGATAATTAAACGCAAATCAGCAAAACAAGAATCAATATATTCAAGGACTAGATGTACTATTTTGCATAACGTGTTCATCACAGAAACAATATGATTCTTCAAACCACAAAAAGACCACAAGCTAACAATCAATTCACACTCACAATTTCGAAAATCTATTGCAAAATTACGAACATCTCCAAGGAGGATTTGATCTGCAACACGTGTTGACCAGCAACAATGTTACCCTTATAGATACTAACAACCCAAAAAATCCATCCCACACACACATCAATCTccttcaagaaattcaaatttaaatgaacaAAGAGAGATTCCCTTACTGTCGCTAACAAACAAGTGGGATCATCATAAATAAGCCGCTAAACTAAGCACATACAACGAAGTAAGTAACCTAAACAAAATCAACAGAATTCGGGTATATTCACCTAAGCTCAACATACCCGATGACCCCTGATCCAAAagtcttacattttttttctttttttgcaggGACCTTGATCCCagaaagagaaattaaagaaTTCACATGATTGAGCAAGCGAATAGAAAGAATCAAAGAACCCCATCACGGTCTATGACCATCTATGTCATCCAACAACACAAACACACAGAATCacaagaaaaacgaaaaagggGGTCTTCAAAAAACTGACTTCTTGTGAAGTGAGTAACTCGGCGGAGACCGACTCAGTGGCACGAACTCGGTCAAAACTCGGAGGCGAATTAGCATCTGCGTCTCCGATCTCGTGAACATCGCTTACCTTATTTGGAAAATGCTTCACATCCAACACACCCACGTTTTGTTGACACACAACCTCTGCTTCAGCCACCATGTTTCTATGCTCTAATATTCCTCACACGATAACTGAACCAAATCCAACGTTGTACAGAGCTAAAAATTGTTGTGCTATGTTCCAAAAAGATTTGATTGATAAACTGTGTttggtttttcttcttctcctgtGTTGAGATTTCTGGGGAATTTTCTCGCGGTTTCTGTTGGGATTggtgataataataattaaaaaaaaaaaaaacatcaacttCAGCCACGACGGGGTTGAAACGCCATATAAGAGGCTCCGGTGGGGAACCGGCGGCTGCCTGTAAACTCGTTGGGGCTACGGACACGTGGAGTTTCGGGGACCGCGGGAGCGTTTGCCTCGCACGCTGTGAGGCTAGGCTTGACGGACATGTGACGGTGTTTGCGGGTTGACGTGTGACCTTCGAAGTGTTTGGAGAATTGGGGTGGGTGAAAGAACGGGAATGCCCTTGCAAGTGTAAGCTGTCAGGTTTGACTTATGGGTTTGTTACAGTTGGGAGAGGGGTAAGATGGGAAGTTCAGGTAGCGCCGACCAAGTAATATAACTGTCTTCTTGTGTTGGCGCGTTTGTCATCCCCCACCAACATTGGTGATGTATGACATCATGCCTTTGCCCACGCCCTTTTCTATCTttgatataagaaaataaagactaaaagaatattgtttagattttaaatgaatggaataataataaataaataaatgatcattttttacattagcttttaaaagaaagttaatgattttattttctctaaaaacttatataagttaaatattttttcaatacgtttatagaaaattttattcaaacaaaatcTTTATAGTTTATACATTAGATTTTGATTATggaaaaattgaatgaaaagctaagtaaaagttttttttttggcagctaaaaaaagttaagttaaaaaaaactaatttttaggtGAAATGcattaatttaaagtttttaaattaacattgaattaaaaatatttgcaaaattaattattgaactaaaaatgtaaaataatataaaatagaaattagattagataaataaaatggaatagaaATCCaagactaaaaagaaaaaacaaaggagTTGAACAAGAATtgcaaaaatttattatttggatGACTAAATATAAAGgtttggaaaataaattaaagggggaaaatgtttcatttttttattgtttttagtccctaagTTTTATAACGTTGATTTTAATTCATGTGTTTTTaaaccattattttttataaacgtGACAATGCATTATTGCAggtgttattttgaattaaaaatttaatagaaactaatgcttttatttttttaaggagaatcaaaataaaaagaaacttcactctttttttctattttctttgtaAGCATGACTCTATACGAACTGCAACAGGAAACTCTTATCCTTGTTCAAAAATTGGgtttaataaacaaaacaaaaaatcaaaaaaagacATAGGAGCATATCTACAACACGAACTATATATTGAAGAGTAAAGGTGAAAACTAAGATAGAAATTGAATCGTTAAAAGTTACGGTTTAATGTGTTTGGAAGAGATATttgataactttattttttttaaatactcaaattttcacatatttattaattaaaaaaaagaaaaaaaacacattatttATCGTGCTAGATGTAAGTTAACACCattattgaaattttgtgaggaacgattaaaaataattttttttgtaaaatttagagactaaattaaaaaatatgaaagtttagagataaaaacaaaatttgatggaagtataaaaactaaaaatatatattttctctaaataattaaagtatGTTTGTTcatggattaaaaatatatttatgaaagtGTAACCTTGAGAAtgcatttaatattttcatatttgttaTGAGTTTTGaaagttatatttttcatcATGTGGGTCGAGCTATAGaattaattttcttctaaattaaACAATACGGCACTACCTATATCTCATTTACTTTCTGGTGGTGCAGATAATAGTTTTCTCTCACATCTTTATTGTTtcctttttcatatatataaatgatatgtGCATGGATATTGTTCTACACAACGGAAACGGGAAGGGATTTAGGTGCAGTGGGTCATGGAAGAGGGACAGAGAAGTCAAGTGGGTGATATTCCTCCTTTCCCAAATATCTTCAAACGATTTTAGGTGGTGGCTAGCAATTGGTCGGTACGGTTATCTTTattcttctaaaatatttttcataacagGTGGCAAAGGAAGTGCTCATTTAATTGTTTTCTAAATTTGTGATGAGTGCCAtggaaaaaagtttaaatacatTGTTAGGTATGTATAAAGAATATAATCTaacttttaacttaaattatttGGGTGCATTTGAGTAAACAACTATCAAGGATAAATTGTGTTTATTGTATAAGTACtaattatgtataaaattgtttatataataaaaaataaattgttttcatataaattataatttgttttcataaattgtcacatattaaaagttattttaataagttttttaattattttcacaaatatatgtttcctttttctagggattatattattcttatttgaaTGACTATTGTTTCATGTCTATGATCCAAAGGGGTGATGCCCCTCTTTAggcatttatattatatatctcCCAAAGTGCATTCTACAtctctcaattttaaaataattttaaactatcctttttattattcattcctCTTCCTTCTTTGGACTGAACACCCCCTACCAACGAGTTGTTTTGCTTCTCGACCACGAGATGCTACCATCAACTTATCATTCAACTCCATGATTCAACCTCTTTAACTCCACGaggttcttcttcctcttctacGTTCAACTCCACGAGCATTTTCTCCATCTTGCAATGATTCGTTTCCATGAGGGAGGTAGGAAAAGCATCGTATTCTCTGATGAGATAGTCCAAGTACGTCGTCTTCTCTCAACATTTTCATTTATGAACCCCTATTTCAAAAGAGAAAGATTGGGAATGGTTCCCAAATTAGGCATTTCAAAAGCCAAAGTTGCACTTACAAAATGACTATTCAAGAACAGAAATAGATTTTCAGAATAGAGgttacaaaatacaaaaactatGTTTTAGAATGCTTGTTCcagaaacatttttttgtctttgtattCCCTAATTCGGAATGTTAATAGTGGCTAATGGAATCCCTAATTTGGAATTTCACTTTATGGCTTAGGGAAAGCCTATTCCAGAATCTAATTTGTGTTTTGGAATGACCATTTTGTAAGTCAACCTTTTGGCTTCCAAAATGGTTGTTTCGTAAGCATAATATACTCTGCCAGAATGGTTGTTCCTTATGCATAATATACTATTCCAGAATGGTTGTTCCGAAGACATAATTTACAATTCCAGATTGGTTGTTCCATAAGTAAATTGAATTtgcataattataatttgattatttgtgtttgtcttccattttttttaatttgtatggaGGACGATTACTTCAACAAAATGTCTGATGAAGTTgacatggatatggatatgaatGAGGATGAcacttttaaaaatgaagattGTAGTAAATTTTTTACAACTATAAAAGTAATTATAGAATTTGATTTGGGTTTTGTGATTGTCATTTTGAGGTTGAACTTTTTAAATGGACAACCTGAAAAGAGGATATTTGTTGTATTGGATTATGAAAGGGGTGACAAATATAGACAATACAAAAATGAGACATAAATAACTACTGGGACTAGAAAATGTGATTGTCCTTTTAGGTTGAGACAAAGACCACTGACGAATGGTGAAGGATGGGTAGTTAAGGTGTTGTGTAGGTTTCATAATCATGATGTTGCTGAGACATTAGTTGGTCATCCATATGTTGGTTGACTAGCGAATAATGAGAAGACAATGCTTGTTGATATGACAACGAGTATGGTGAAGCCTACAAATATTTTTCTGACATTGAAAGAGAACAACGAAAAGAAATGTCACAACTATTAGACAAGTGTATATTGTCAGAGCTGCATACTGAAGATCTCAAGGAAGCCCTAGAACATAAATGTGatatttaatgaatttgttAGAGCATGATATATACATCCATTGACATGTGATGAATGATGAAGAAGTTGTACATGACATTTTTTGGACACATCCTGGTGCGGTAAGATTGTTGAATGCATTTAACATAGTGTTTTGATGGATAATACAAACAAAACCAACAAGTATAGGATACGTTTGCTTGAGTTTGTTGGTGTTACGTATATTGGGCTGACATTTTCTACTACTTCTGTTTTCTTGGAAGTTGAACGTGAAAATAACTTTGATTGGACACTTGAAGGATTCAGAGACCATTTTTAGATAGTTGATGGATTGCCAACAATGATTGTCGCAGACAAAAATCTAGCCTTGATGAATGTAGTAAAAACTATGTTTTTTGTGTCACATAATTTGTTGTGCTAATTTCACATTGATAAGAATGTAAAAGCAAAGTGCAAACAACATGTAACTCCTAAAAAGGCAAGGGATCAAGTGATGGAGGCTTGGAGTACTGTTATGGATTGTCTTACAAAGTCTGACCATGAAGACTATCTAAGTAAGTTTGAAGTTCTCTATGAACCATGACATGAGTTTGTTGCATATGTGAAAGATACTTAGTTGATGCCTCACAAGGAAAATTTTGTAAAGGCATCGACAAATAAAGTGATGCACTTAGGGAACACAATAACTGACAGGTATTTGACTTATAACCCATTATCTATTAAAGTAGTGTTTGTATACACTCTTCATTTTATTGAGATGCTTGTGTCAAAATTTATCTGTAGGTTTGAGTCTGTCCATTGGTCCTTGAAGAGGTTGCTCCAGACTAACATGGGATACTCGTGCAAATGTTGGGAtacaatgaacaacatgattaTTATCCAACATAATGTTGGGATGCCcaggtttttttattaaaaaaaattgtaatccaTATAAAAAAAGgctagtatataaaaaaaaagttgacgtACATACGGATCACCAATCTGTACGTACGTCAACTTTTTGTGACACTCCTCTCATTTTCCGACGACGAACAACCGACTAAAAATCACCGTATACTCCTAAAAAATTCACATACACCACCGGAGACCAAATACGCTTCCAAACTGCCCTTAACGGAAACAACTTACACAAAGTTATGGAAaacttgtgaaaaaaaaatgacgctgtagaaatgaaaaaatatagctGTTATTTGTAATCGAAAATACCCTTATGGtatttttgacattttgaaAAGTTGTTGGATGTCCCATAAAAATGCTGGGTGCCCCAAGCAGCTCCCCAAAAATGAACACTTTTGAAcccaaaaaaacacaaatgcaAGACAAGCCGCATTAGCCCAAAATGAACACTTTTGACCCAAAAGAAACACAAATGAAAGACAGCCGCATGATATAGGATGAAGGAGCTGGAAGAACATTTAAAGGGAGATTAATCTTCCACATAAGCTAGATACAACTTGATATAAAAGTGAACGCTAACAAATTAATCTCTAAATTAGCCACAATTCCTTTCATAAAATACTGAATTCAGAACAAATAACCATACTGCTTGATGCGTCCAAAAGATCCAACTTAATGACCATTAAACTAAACCGCAAACTATAAATGTACCGCTATTCAATGTTTTTGGCTTACATGCCTCGCAGGGAAACTGTGTTAGCAAAGCAAAGTCATTGGAGATTTAAAGGACGAGCATGGATGGGggtaaagaatatatatatgcatgtttcCCACCTCTACACCTAGTTGCGtctcatattataaaaaaatactaataatttcaCTGTTCAAGCTTGCTTATCCAAATCCTCGGGGTAGGAGCAATATATACCATTCCTATCAACCaatgattaatttgataattagcTATGTCCCCTAACTCGTAGAAGCCATGGGACATGGTACCTTGGTTACTGCAAttatgcaaaataaataaatgaaattctaTTATATAACCAATTATTGAAGCATATTATAATGTATAAATCTGGAGTTGGTGTA encodes the following:
- the LOC114369652 gene encoding probable protein phosphatase 2C 49 isoform X1, coding for MVAEAEVVCQQNVGVLDVKHFPNKVSDVHEIGDADANSPPSFDRVRATESVSAELLTSQEDVKSADRISDAALESAVLQFIPCIRSGSFADIGPRRYMEDEHIRIDDLSSHLGSLYNFPKPSAFYGVFDGHGGPEAAAYIRKHVIKFFFEDVSFPQTSEVDNVFLEEVEDSLRKAFLLADSALADDCSVNSSSGTTALTALIFGRLLMVANAGDCRAVLCRKGEAIDMSEDHRPIYLSERRRVEELGGYIEDGYLNGVLSVTRALGDWDMKLPKGAPSPLIAEPEFRQVVLTDDDEFLIIGCDGIWDVMSSQHAVSLVRKGLRRHDDPEKCARDLVMEALRLNTFDNLTVIIVCFSSLDHAEPEPSPPRQRKLRCCSLSAEALCSLRSLLEGSASN